The sequence GCCCGGCACGCCCAGCTCGGGGACTGCGGCAAGGGCAAAGGCCGGCGCCGGCTTGTCGATCAGCACCGATCGCACGAGACCCGGATCGCGGTTGATCGAGGCGGCAAACACGGCCACCAGGGCAACGAGGGCGATGAGCGGCAAGCCGAAGAGCAGGTAGCGCATCAGCGGCGCGTTTCCAGAGCGGCGAGCCTTTTTGCCGTGGCCCGGGCATCGACAAGCGTCCAGCCGATCAGCCCCGCGACGCCCAGGGCAACGCCAATATAGGCCCAGACGATGAAGACGGCATGCGGTCCCAGGTCGATCATGCGCCGGCTCCCTGCGCGGCCTTGCGCTGCAACGTCATCACCCGCCGGCGCTTG comes from Devosia oryziradicis and encodes:
- the ccmD gene encoding heme exporter protein CcmD produces the protein MIDLGPHAVFIVWAYIGVALGVAGLIGWTLVDARATAKRLAALETRR